The nucleotide sequence AGCACTCGATGACTCCCCCCGGGAATACCCAGATGGGTCGGTTGGGGAGAAGGCTGGCGCAGTGACGACTGCAGGGCTGACTCGAGATGTTTGTTCTGAGGGAAACGCTGGAAACCCATTGGGGTGCCTGTGCCAGAATGTGAACCATCGTTGCTGGCAAAGAGCTTGGGGCCCTGACGAGTGGGCAGAGTATGATCGTCgtcattgttgatgttgctgtCAGAATGGGGAGGAAGGGCCGGAGACGCCATGTTAGTTCGTTTTATTTTAGAGGTTCGTTAAGAGGGAAGATGAAATATGCGAGAGTCTGGTAAAATTGAAGGAGAGTCAGTTTTTCAAGAGCTTCTGATAGCTAGGAAGTGCGAGTAACCGGAGTGTCCAACGGAGAGATAAGAAGGATACACAATCGGACAATATTAGGAGACACGAGAGAAGTCGATAAGATTGGAATGAACGGACTCGAGCAGAGAAACACAGAGGATAGGCACTTACCGGGAGGACGTGGTGGACTCGGAGCAGGAAGCTATCGAGCTGTCGATCGAGGATAAGACGCGGGGGATAAGCGCTGAtaaggaagaatggaaggAGGGATTGAGATAGCAGAATTATGATACTTTTTTTGATATGAAAGAAGACAATCTGTCTGAATTGTGATTTTTCAGGATGGAGAAACGGAAGACTAAGAGGAACCGGTTCTTATATAGTCGAGGGGCCCAATATGTCATCACAGGTAACGAAATACCGCTTCTATGCGATCGGCCAGGAACGGTATCATTctggtacggagtacttacTGTTACTTAATGACTGTGAATGTTATAGGCTGAGAATTGTATCAAGTCTAGTcattttctcctctttccttttcgcttggactcttctcttctttcttcttctttggctCTTTCTATGGAGATCAAGTGACATCAGGCGGGGAGCCACGTGACGTCTGATTGGCTGGTATTTCAGTCTCTGTTTCTTTCGATTGCCCTTCATAACTCAGTGAATAATTACTCCAAACAAAATCTCGCAATTCCCGGTTTCGATGTGTCAATTTCGAGAAATCGCTCTTTTTTCCTGCGTAATGAAATAAAAAAATGCCGCAAATGTCCGTACGTCTTTCACGGTCACGGGATGCTTAGCTGATCTGCCATCCAATTGGAAGAGACTGCCGATGGGTAATGTCTCGGCGCTCTACTCGAATTATGGCTGGTATTGTTACGAACCGTTTTACTCAATGATATTCTGGGGTAATATTCGATCTGCTGGGACTCCCCCCGTTTCTCGACTCTGGGCTTGTCTGGGCTTTCTTAGTCGAAACTTAACAGGTCGATCTATATTTGGCCTTACGCACACCGCCGCACCAGCCACTGTGTGGGGCCATCAGCCTTAGGactagtactctgtagagtaACGATACCATCTTCGACGCATATGTGAGCTCTCAAGTATGAAGAAAGAACTGAAAATCGCCATCGTTGGTGGCGGTATCTCCGGCTGCACGGCTTACCTGCAGCTCAAAAAACATCTACCTGGAAATCACGACATCACCATCTACGAAGCTTATAGTACAGCCAAAAATGCCACACACACAGACTGGCAAGATGGCCCGACACACTCATCCACTCTAGTCGTGGGCGGCGGTCTTGGCCTCGGCCCCAACGGCCTGCACGTTCTTCAGCGCCTAGATGAGAATCTGATCCGCGACATCGTGCGAAGCGGCTATGTCATCTCGCACGGCAACATGAAGGACAAGAACGGGCGTCTGCTCGTCCGCATGGATACCACAGCTGATCCTAAATCTTCACCGGTCAATCAATCCACGCATGTCCTTGGCTGCAGTCGTCACGCGCTCTGGCGGTGTCTGCGCGCCCGCATTCCAGACCGCGATGTTGTCTGCAGGCGTATTGAGGGGATCATTGCGAATCCAGATGGACGGAACGTGATCACTTTCGTTGGCGACGTCAATACTGCTGAAGCAGACCTGGTCATCGGGGCTGATGGGCTCAAGAGCACCGTCAAACGGGCGTTGTTTCCTGAGGCGGAGGATCCATATCCGCCTCGATATGAGTATGTACCCTTGTAGCCACACCGGTATGACAAAAACTAAAGTAAGCAGAGGTCTAGTTGGTATAGGCGGCTTCGTCCCCGCCAACCAAGTCCGCGAACACGTCGAGCCAGGCTCCATGAACTTCATCCTAGGCGGCAACGGCTTCTTTGGGTACTTCTTTGCTGAAAGTGATCCTGCTGCACCGCACCGGGACTCGCCATATTATGTCTCTGAGCCAGGGAAGTCTCTCGTCTGGTGGTCGACGTACTCAGCAGACGAATGTCCCGACCCCAAAGCTATGAACAAAGACGACGTCGTGCGCCAGCTGCAGGAGCGGCACGCTGACTGGAAGGACCCCGTTATCCAGACGATCCTGCATTCCCTGCGTGTCAGCAACATGTACCCAACATGGACATCACCAGCTTTGCCAAAATGGGAACGCTTCGGGGTCGTTCTCGTAGGCGACGCAGCACATGCCCTACCACCAACATCAGGGCAGGGATCCTCACAAGCATTGGAAGACGTAGAAGCACTTACCATGTTCCTGAAGCACTACCTGAGCAGAATCGACGATAAATATGCAAATACAAACGATTATGGACTGGCCATCCGAAGAGCAACAAAAGAATACGAACAACTCCGCCAACCGCACGTCGCAAACATCCTGAAGCGAGCGCAGCAGTCGCAGAACTCAAAACGCACCATGGGCTGGATTGAGGAGTATGCAATGTACTGGTTCATGTGGGTATTAGGTGGGTTTCTCGAAGGCTAATTGTCCCCTTGATGATCGTTCTCCTCTGACTGTCACAGGCTTCTTTCCCGGGTGGATGACCGGGCCGGTGCAAGCCGAGTACAATTACAATGTTGCGGAGGATGTTGAGCGGCGATTGCGATAGTAGGCTGTTATCTTGTTAATATCTACGGGTTTTTTGTATTTTATAGTTGTATTCGATAGTTTGTACGTTACGACTGATATCCTTTGCATGGTACTTATCGCAATTGTGGCGGTGCATATATATACAAGCGGATAGCCACTTGATACTGTACTCGCGGCATTGCAAGCCGAATttaaaaaaagaagcaaagtCGAGTGATATCCTTCAATAGTGTACAAGCGACGTTTTGTCATCGAGAAGAATTTTTCACTGCACATTCTTTCCACTGAAACCCGATATGCCGTAATGTGAAGGTGGACGGATAAGAGAGCTCGTCTGATCGGGAGTTCGGGACCAGAACACCCCTACTAGCGAACACAGCGGGCAATAGCAAATAATCCAGAGAAACAGCACCAGCAAACAAGAGATTCAGCGTTCGTTGAGGCTCGTAGACGAGGTTCGAGAACGCTCGACGTATGCGACTGCGTTCACTCGGCTTTCGTTAGTTTGGAGAAGACGGGAGGGTAATTTGTTGCACTGACTTGGTTAGTTTTGGAGCGTAGACTCCTCGATCAGGTCGAGGTTGGATGTAGATAGTTTATATCAAGTGAAGTTTCCCGAGAAAACGACATGGTAGTTATAagttgtgacggttagcggagcgccagaaacggctcccattgaaccatcCTTCTGCCGAGCCCTACCGCCTGCCATCCATGGGAATACCATTGCCCTTTGTGGTATGGCGCCTACTGTATTAGGGATAGTGCTTCCTCATGCCGCTTTTAGGCCGCTCACATTGCCGCCTCAACACATCCGTTGCATCTATAAAAGCTCGACATCTCTCCCTCAAAGGACCAcgcactttctcttccctttcccttctccTGTCTGCCTCGCCCGATGCACTGCCCTCTTACCAAGATGCCGCGTTACCTGACGATTTTCCCTTTTCTAGTATGGCGCCGTCCACTCTCCTCGGGGTGGCCGACGGCTCATCTGGACAATTGAGACGTTGAGACCTTGTTACTGTCGCTTCATTGGAAATTGAGCTATCCACTTGACCCCTGAtgctgtgctgctgcttacTATTGCAGTTATGGGCTCCTTCACGCGTCCGACAACTGATCAGCGACTTTTCAATTTTTGGTTGTTGCTTCCAGCCATGCCATCCTATGTGGGCTTTCCCTTGAGGACATCTGGATCCTCAGCTGCCTTGCTTGTGATCTCTTATCTCAAGATCCCATGATTGCTTCTTCACCCAGGCTCCCAACATTTTACATGGGAAAGTTAACTTTCTGGTTATCTGGctaccaggtctggctgtgAACCGGGTTGCACCTGTCCTCCACAGCCGTCTTTCGACCCCACCAGGATCGATTCATTTACATATCCTCGCCATATTTACTAGCCAATAGCGAAATTACCGCGTTCTTTTCATTTCAGCGTGTTTTGCATGCAAGGCTTGGAGCTGCAGCATCCAGATGTGATTGGCGCAGGGCACTGGATCTTGGCCTCCAGGCATCACTAGTAGATGAAAATAGACATGTCAGCAGACCTAAATGAGATTTTCAGGACGAGAGAAATTAGCCTCATTGCTTCTGCTAATGAGAAAGGTGGAATGGTGAACTTGATGGACTGAGGGCAAGTATAAAGAGGACAATTGAGGCCGCAGGGGTTGCAAATATTGACTCAATTCTCCCACAACCCACTCTCCCCTAATGAGGAACATTGCAACGTGCACCGAGCCCCCTTGGATAGCACTCAATAAAGTGAATGTAAAACTTGACATATAGCTATCCTCATCAGGATGTCTCGGGGAATGCCAACCATACATGTCAACGCAGTCGGTTATTGAAGAATAGGGTTTGGAGACTAAGGTGTTCACCGCAGTGGGGTATGGGGTAAGTAGTATAAGGAACCCGGCATTTGCGGATCATGATTGACATCTCCGACATAAGCCAAGCCTTCATATGCAAATACAGTCTCTGATTTGACCGGGTGGCGGAAAGAAGCAAATTGTACGATATATAGTGGCATATCTCAACGCTTTGGCTCCGGAGATAAGACCAGGTATAAGTACATTTCCCCATTTCCCCATTTCCCCATTTCCCCAGACTTCCCCAATTTCGGGCCCTACAAAATGGTAATCATATGAATACGCCTTGTTTAGCTATTCCCTACGATAGAATTAGCTCGCAGAGCAAAGCGTCTTTAATTGGTAATTGCAGCTAACTTCCGTAACCTCAGTCCAG is from Aspergillus chevalieri M1 DNA, chromosome 8, nearly complete sequence and encodes:
- a CDS encoding FAD-dependent oxidoreductase (COG:S;~EggNog:ENOG410PM8I;~InterPro:IPR036188,IPR002938;~PFAM:PF01494;~TransMembrane:1 (i425-443o);~go_function: GO:0071949 - FAD binding [Evidence IEA]), with amino-acid sequence MKKELKIAIVGGGISGCTAYLQLKKHLPGNHDITIYEAYSTAKNATHTDWQDGPTHSSTLVVGGGLGLGPNGLHVLQRLDENLIRDIVRSGYVISHGNMKDKNGRLLVRMDTTADPKSSPVNQSTHVLGCSRHALWRCLRARIPDRDVVCRRIEGIIANPDGRNVITFVGDVNTAEADLVIGADGLKSTVKRALFPEAEDPYPPRYEGLVGIGGFVPANQVREHVEPGSMNFILGGNGFFGYFFAESDPAAPHRDSPYYVSEPGKSLVWWSTYSADECPDPKAMNKDDVVRQLQERHADWKDPVIQTILHSLRVSNMYPTWTSPALPKWERFGVVLVGDAAHALPPTSGQGSSQALEDVEALTMFLKHYLSRIDDKYANTNDYGLAIRRATKEYEQLRQPHVANILKRAQQSQNSKRTMGWIEEYAMYWFMWVLGFFPGWMTGPVQAEYNYNVAEDVERRLR